A window of the Dyadobacter pollutisoli genome harbors these coding sequences:
- a CDS encoding c-type cytochrome has product MKFKSLYRYLLVAGVLLTAAAGCKKDPNNPGTEYAPNMYLPVGYEPYKQEKANPINPMGLTMRLPVAGTVARRNYKTSFGNADSASVDLMVYNIPADSISIAERVLKNPVPLNEKSLAEGKVLYDRYCQHCHGASGAGDGKVGAMYKGVPNYASDAYKNLNEGHIFHVITHGKARMWPHGSQINPEERWKIVHYVQKLQKGA; this is encoded by the coding sequence ATGAAATTTAAAAGTTTATATAGATATCTGTTAGTTGCCGGAGTATTACTTACTGCCGCTGCTGGTTGTAAAAAGGATCCCAATAATCCTGGAACAGAATACGCGCCGAATATGTACTTGCCGGTGGGTTACGAACCTTACAAGCAAGAAAAAGCGAACCCAATTAATCCAATGGGATTGACAATGCGTTTGCCGGTTGCAGGTACTGTGGCAAGAAGAAACTACAAAACTTCTTTTGGTAATGCTGATTCAGCTTCTGTGGATCTAATGGTTTACAATATTCCTGCGGACAGCATTTCTATCGCTGAAAGAGTTTTGAAAAACCCTGTTCCTTTGAATGAAAAATCATTGGCAGAAGGAAAAGTATTGTATGACAGATATTGCCAGCACTGCCACGGAGCTTCCGGCGCAGGGGACGGTAAAGTAGGTGCTATGTATAAAGGGGTACCTAACTACGCCAGCGACGCATACAAGAATTTGAATGAAGGCCATATTTTCCATGTCATTACACACGGAAAGGCTCGCATGTGGCCTCACGGATCTCAGATTAATCCTGAGGAACGCTGGAAAATTGTACACTACGTACAAAAATTACAGAAAGGGGCTTAA